The Mycobacterium sp. EPa45 genomic interval GGACGGCCGCATCGAGCTCGGCGGCTGGACGTGGCGCTACGACCTCGAGCCCGTCGGCGAGCAGCAGACCAACGTCACGTTGACCTACGACTGGTCAGGTGCCACCGCCGAGATCCGGAAGAACATCATGTTCCCGCCGTTCCCGGTCTCGCACCTGGACAATTCGCTGGCCAATCTGGCAAAACTGTCCGTCGTCAGGGCGTGAGGCCGCGGGCCGCGTGATGCGGCTGTTCGACTGACGCACTACGTCTGACGGACCCGCCGCGCGGGTGCGTGTTAATTTGCTGCGTCTACCCGCCGCGGCACCCTTCCGTGTGGTAAGCATTCAGCCAATGGTGGTGCCGAAATGGGACCATGGGCTTTACCTGTCGGGGGAACGGTCATGCCATATATGAATTCAATTCGCGCGAAAATTGGAACCGGTAGCAGAGCCACACCCCTAACGTCGGCACCCGATCTCATCGCTTGAGATTTCGGAGAACGGACACGAGGGGCGCGCGGTGCCAATCCTTCTAACCGGGCAAGCGCCCGGGGAGCAGATGCGAGCGCAGGCGGGCGGCAAAGCCCACAACCTGTGCGAGCTGACTGCTGCCGGTTTTCCGGTGCCACGGTGGGCAGTCCTCGGAACTGACGCCTTCGACGCAGCTCTGGCGGCCGCCGGATTGAGCATCAGCGAAGCGCCGCTCACGTTGGCCGAGCGACTTCGGGAAGCCGCGATCGCCGAGTCCGCCCTTCGCGAATTGACCATGCCTGGCGAGATTCGCGAGGCGATTGTCGCGGCACTGGAATATGTGGGCGCCGAAACCGTGGCCGTGCGTTCATCGGGGCGGCAAGAAGACGGGGTCCGCGATTCCTTCGCAGGACTGTTCGACACGTTCCTGAATGTCGCCGGACTCGATGCCACTGAGGATGCCGTCCGGCGTTGCTGGGCCTCGGCGTTCTCGCAACGTGCGACGCAGTACCGCCATGTGCGCGGGCTCGACTTCCGCGATGTTGCCCTCGCCGTTGTCGTGCAGCGCTCGTTGAAGCCGCACAGCAGCGGGGTCATGTTCACCGCGGACCCGCTCACGGGTTCAACTGAGCGAGTGGTGATCAATGGCGTCTTGGGCCTGGGCGAAGGATTGGTTTCCGGCGCTGTGGACTCGGACTCCGTGAGCATCGACAAAGGCACCGGTCTGGTCGTAGAGGAGCTGGTCTGCGCCAAGACCGAGATGATGGTCGGCACCGCCGGTGGCGGAGTAGCCACCGTTGATGTCCCGGCCGATTGCCAACGTCAAGCCAGCATCAACCCCGCGTTACGCGACGTGTTGTTCGACTTGGGAATTCGACTGGAGCAGCATTTCGGCTGCCCCCAGGACGTCGAATGGGCCGCCGACGAGACCGGCACGTGGATCCTGCAGTCCCGTCCAGTGACCACTCTCGAGCTCCAAACAGGCTGTGAACCGGAGCATTCCGGTGAGGTATGCAACGACGCTCGCATCTGGGACAACTCGAACATCATCGAGAGCTTCGCCGGAGTCACGTCGCCGCTGACCTTCACCACGGCGCGCAAACTCTACGGCGACGTCTACCGGTCGTATGCGCGCAGCCTCAGAGTCCCGCCCGCGCAACTCGAACAAATGGAGTCCTGGCTGCCGGTGATGCTCGGCCAGTTCAACGGGCATGTCTACTACAACCTGCTGCACTGGTACCGGATGGTGGGCATCGCACCGGGGTATCCGCTGAATCGGCGCGTCCTGGAAGTCGCGCTCGGCGTCAGCGAGCCACTCGACCGCCAGACAGCAAAACTGTTGCACCCGTTCACCTTCTCGAACCCCATCGAGAAGGCGATCTCGCGGGCCCGCACCACCATCACCTACTTCCGCAGCATCCGGACCGTCGATGCCATGATCGAGGACTTCGACGAAACGTTCGTCGACTTCATCGAGCGCCACGGACTGATGGACGTCTCGGCCATGGACGGGCAGTCGGCATATCGGATGTTCCGCCAGATCTACGATGAAGTCGCCGATCTCTGGGGCCCGATGATGGTGCTCGACGCCATGCTCCTGACAATGGTCGGATCGCTGGCCGTCCTCACCAAGGTGTTTCTGCGCGGCGCACCGGAGTGGGTTCAGTTCGCCGTGGTCAATCCCGAACCCGACGTCATATCCGTCGAGCCGGCCAGGGAACTGACCGACATCGCCGCATTCGTCCGAGAGCATCCCGACCTCGACTCCTTTATCGCGGCGGTCGAGCCCACCGTCGCCTACGCCGAACTCGCCCGGCGGGCCGCGGAGGCCGGGCCGCCGGAATGGCAAGAGCTGCATCGCAAGATCGAGGACTACATCGACAGGTTCGGGTATCGGTGCCTCGACGAACTCAAGCTGGAGACGCCCGATTTGCGGCAAGATCCCGCCGGAATCTTCCATCTGTTGCGAATGGACGCTGCCGGCCAGCGTGAGCACACCGGTGACTCCGCTCAGGACTACCTCGATACGCACCTGCGCGGGCCGCGCCGGAAAATGTTCGACGCGTTGCGACGAAAGATCCAACGAGCGGCGACATACCGCGAACACCTTCGCTTCTGCCGCACCCAGGGCTTCGGGATCCTGAAATCTCTTGTGGGCGTGATGGCCCGGGAGCTCGAGCAACGGGGAACGATTCACAGTCGCTCCGACGTCTTCCTGCTGCGCATCGACGAGCTGTTCGGCCTGCACGAAAGCGAGATGACAGCGGCCGCCGCGCAAGCTGCAATCCGCCGCCGGAAGATTTTGCAGGAGAGCTACTCTCGATACGCGGCGCCCGCCCGCTTCACCACGACAGGGTCGGAATACACGGAACGGGAGTTGGCCGAGGCCGGCTGGCGGCTATCCGAGGACGCGACGTATGCGCCCGCCGGAACAGTGCTTACCGGGACGCCGTCCAGCCCGGGAGTGGTGACCGGTCGCGCGGTGGTGGTGGAGAAGCCGCAAGACTTCTCCAGCGGCATCCTGGTGGCGTACCGGACCGATCCGGGTTGGGCGGCCGCACTGCCGTTCGCGTCCGCTCTCCTCATCGAACGTGCATCCCCGCTCACCCACGTCGCGATCATCGCTCGCGAATTGGGAGTGCCGACCGTGGTACAGATCGACGGGCTGACCAACGCGATTCGCACCGGTATGACGGTGAGCGTCGACGGCGCCAGTGGCCGGGTCGTCCTGCTGGAAGAGCCTTGATCATGAACGACGTGGACAGGATTCGCGGATGGCTGATGGCCCCGCGCGAGGACACCTGGATCCGACTCGCGAACGACAAAGGTGGCTGGGACCTCGCCAGTTACCCTGACTTGGCGGACCAGGCGCTACGCATCGCGGCCCGGTTGATCGACGAGGGTGTCCGCACGGGTGACGTCGTCAGCGTTCTGATGCCGACATCGGATCTGTGCCTGGCGACGATGTTCGGCGTTCTGGCAGCCGGTGCAACGCTCACACCGATAGTGCCGCCCATGTTTCAACCCCCTGACCAGTACACCGCGCACCTCCAGGGAATTCTCGGCGCGTCGGGATGCAATGCCATGGTGGCTTCGTCGGCCTTCGCCGAACTAGCTCGGCGTGCGATCGGGGGCCTCGCCCACGGGCCGAAACTGATTGCACTCGACGACGTTCCGGAGCGTGAACCGCTGGCGGAACTGGCGCCGCCGGCGCCCGCGGTTCTGCTGCAAATGACATCCGGATCGACGAGCGCACCCCGCGGGGCCAGTATCAGCTGGCACAGCCTGGCCACCAACCTCAACGTCATGGAAGAACTCTGCGGGATGGCCGATGGTCAGGTCGGCGTGTCCTGGCTGCCGCTGTATCACGACATGGGGCTGATCGGAGTGCTCTTCCAGGCCATGACGCGGCAACGGAACCTGCAGCTGATGCGCCCCGATCAGTTCGTCCGCGACCCCCTTCGGTGGCTGAAAGCGGCGGCCGCCTCGCAGCACACCGCCTCGCCGTCGTTCGGGCTGGTGTACACCAGCACCAGGCTCAAGCCGGCGGATCTCGGCGACCTCGATCTGTCCGGGCTGCGCACGCTGGTCGTGGGCGCCGAGCCCATCAATCCCGCCCATCTGCGCGCGTTCACGGAACTCACTGCGGCGAACGGCTTCTCACCCGATGCGTTCATGCCGTCATACGGCCTCGCCGAGCACACCTTGTTCGCCACCTCACACCGGCTGGGCGAGCCGCACACGATGGTTCGGGTGGACCGATCCGCGCTGCGCTACGGCCATCCGGTTCGGGTGCTGGCACGCGTCACCGGTGACATCACTGCTGACTCCGGCAGCGACTGGGTGGTCTCGGTCGGCAGGGCTGCAACTGGGCATCAGGTCTGGATCGCCGACGAGTCCGGTGACCGGTTGCCCGATGGCATGTTGGGTGAGGTCGTGCTGTCGGGACCGTCTGTGGCTCAGGGCTATCACGGAAATTCGGACAGCACAACTCGATTCGTCGCCGGGGAGTTGCGGACCGGCGACGCCGGATTCCTGCTCGACGGGCACTTGCACGTGCTGGGCCGGATGGGGACGAGTCTGAAGATCAACGGGCGCAGCGTCTTCACCGAAGACCTCGACGTGACCACGGCTGCCGCCCTGGGAATAGCGCCGAGTCGCGTTGTCACCGTTGCGGTCAACGAGGCCGAGCGGCCCGGTGTCGCGGTCTTCATCGAACACATGAAGGTGACCCCCGACATGATCACCGCGGCCCTCAGAGCCCTGCAGGCGAACGTCGGCGATGAAGCGCCGCTGTGGCTGATCAGCACTCCGCGGGGATCGCTGTCACGTACGTCGAGCGGCAAGCCGCGCCGGGCACACATGTGGCAACAGTGGCAAGCGGGCCGATTCACCAGGGCCCGATTGCTCGCCATCGGTGGAGCGAAACGAGACGTACAGGGACTCCAGCGGATCCGCACGCTGTTCGAGAAGACTCGCGAGCTTGCCGTGATTCCTGATGATGCGACAGTGCATTTCGAGGGTTCGCTCGCCGAGGGCTTCGGGAACGAGGGCTCCGACATCGACTTCCTGTTACTGGTGCCCGGCACGGCCAAGCAGGCGGTGATGCCGACGGTCCTGTTCGTCGACGGTCGTCGGGTGGAGGTCCGGGCGCAGTCGCACGAGCAGATACTCCAGCGGCTGCTGAAAGTCAGACGGGCCGTCGACAGAGCTTCGATCAGCGGGGTGTCCGAGGACCTGCTGAACCGGGTGCAGCGGTTCCTGCGCGGCATCCCGCTGTTCGTGGGACCCGACTACGCGCAGCTGCGCGACGTCGTCTCCTACGCGGAGCTGACCGGTTTGATGAGTTCGTGGTGGCGTCGGCGGGCCAGCGGATGCCTGCGCCATGCCGTCGCCCTGACGCTGCTCGGCGACGAGTACGAGGCTGTCAGTTGGGCACGAGAAGGCCTGGCGCAGCAGATGAAAGCGTTCCTCGCTATCCGCGGCGAGGGGTACATCGAGATCAAATGGCTGCCCGAGCAGATCGCCCGGCTGCGCGAAGATGCCGACGACAACGTCGTCGCCCTCCTCGATGACTACCAGGTCCTCGACGCCACGCATCCTTCGGCGGATTCGAGGCGCGACTTCATCGAGCGGGCGCTGGCGTTGGCGGTCCGGCTGGGCGGGCCGAGGCTCGCGATCGATCCCGCGAACGTCGTCCTGCGGCGCGTACCGGGTGTCACGACCTGGCCTATCGGGTCCGCCACCCACGTCGTGCGCGACAGGACCGACGTGTTCGTGCTATCCGCCGATTGCGCCGCCTCATGGCGGCAGGTGATCTTCGGTGAGTCGATCGCCAAGACACGGGCGGCCCCGCAACACCTTCGGCTTTTCGCCGATTACGGGCTGGTGGGCCTGGCCTGGCGTGGTGGCGGAGCTATCACACCGGTGGCGGCGATGTGCGCCCCCGGCCGCCCACTCACGCCGCTTCCGTCGAATCAACGGCCGGTGGTCACCATCGACGGCGCGTTCACCGCCGCCGGCATCGTCCGATCACCCTTGGGTGCAAGGGCTTTCGCCGAATGTGCGGGCGCACTGTTGCTGGCCAACATGGTGCTCGAGAACGCGCGCGAAGACTTCTACGGTGCGATCAAAAACGAACAGTGGCAGGTGGCATCGTTATGCGGGCGCCGGATCGTGCTGATGGCGGTGCGAATCTTGGCCAGTGCCTGGGGGATCACCCCGCTACCTGCTGATCCGGTGCTGCTGAACAGGCTGGACATGCTGGTGCCGGAGCATCCACAGCTGGCGGAATGCGCTCGTAGCCTCATCGAGCTCTCGATCGGTGATCAGGACGAAGCATCCTCGGCGCAAACCGAACTCGACACGTTCGTTGCGCAGGTACGGAAGGTGACCTGCGGGGAGAATTTCCCCTCCTCGTTCTCGTCCCGCGACGAGTGGCAGCGGACCATCCGATACGGATACCACTGGTTGCGGATGGGCGGATATTTCGATGCCTACACCGAACTCGACGAGACGCGCGATCTATTGGCCAGCGGCGGCGCCCAACCATCAGCGAGGCCGACCCAATGACCGACATCCGCGAAGAGGTGCTGGCCCTGGTCGCCGCGATGGCTCCCGACACCGCCGGCGAGCCGGAACTCAGCAGTGCCCTGGTCGGTGACCTCGGCTACACGTCGCTGCGGTTGCTCGAACTGTCGATCGCGGTCGAGCGCGCCTTCGAGCTACCGCAGCTCGATCAGGAAATGCTTGCCGGCGTCGCCACGGTGGGGGACCTGGTGAATCTCGTTCAGGCTCAGAAGGAGCCGATATGAGCGGGACTGTCTTGGTCACCGGCGCCGCCGGACATGTCGGCGGCGACGTCGTCGCCCGACTCTCGCGGCGCGGCCACACCGTCATCGGGCTGACCCACGATCGGCCGGTCCCTGCGGCACGAACATTGACGGGCGACATTCGCAACGAAGATTTCGGTCTCGACCGGCAGACGGTGTCGGAGCTGGCCGGCGAGGTCGGCTTGGTGGTGCATTCGGCCGCGGTCACCGACTTCGGACTGCCGGAGCAGCGCTACACCGAGATCAACGTCGACGGAACCGCCAATGCGTTGGAACTGGCGCGCCGCGTCGGCGCCGGCTTCGTCTACGTGAGCACGACCTACGTGTGCGGCGAGACAGAGGGAGTGTTCTGCGAGGACCAGCTCGACATCGGCCAACAGTTCAGCAATGACTACGAACGCAGCAAGTACCGTGCCGAACAACTGGTCGCCGCCGCCGGACTTCGATCGGTTGTCGTCCGGCCCGGGATCGTGACCGGTGAGTACCGCACCGGAAACACTCAGAGCTACAAGCACATCTATCAACTGCTGAAGGTGATAGTCGAGGGCAAACTGCGAACATTGCCCGGGAACTATTCCGCCACATTGGGACTCGTTCCGATCGGCCATGTCGCCGACGTGGTCGTGGCCGCGGTCGAGAAGTTCGACGACAATGTCGGCCGCCGTTTCCATGCGGTGGGCGCCAACTCGCTGTCGTTGCGTACGGTCTCCGATGTCCTCGCGGAGTATCCGTCGTTCCGCATCCCCGACTTCGTCCCGCCCAGCACCTTCAGCGAATTCGAACTCGATGAGATCGAACGCCGGTACTACCAGAAGGTCGGGACGCTGTATACGAGCTATCTGCGGCGCAGGCTGGACTTCGACAGCACCAACACCCGCGAGCGCCTCGGGTTGACACCGCCTGCAATCGGTCCCGGGTACTTCCGACGCCTGCTCGATTCCTGTTTGCGCAGCGGCTATTTAGGCCGGCCCGAGCCATCCGTCGCCGAGATCCTGGCCGGCCTGCAGGCGAAGAGGAGCTCCGCATGATCCGCACCGACAGCCGCTACGACTCGGATACCTATTTCATCGAAACCTGCGATGCGCTGGCCGCGATGGACATCGATCGCGAAGCATTCGCTCACGAGAACGCGCTGATGCTGCTCAAACCCGATGCGGCCGTCACCGGGGCGATGGGTTCGGCCATCACCTGGTTGGTCGACCACGGTTACCGCATCGTCGGGGCGTACCCGGTGCAACTGACGTATCTGCATCTGCGGGCGCTGTGGTACTTCAACTGGCACCGCGCCACCGCCGAGCGACGCCGGGTTGCGGATCGTCTGGCCAGGTTGTCACCGTCGCTGGTCCTCGTCGTTAGACATCCGGACAGCGATCAGCCGGTCTCGGTCCGGTTGACGGCGGACAAGGGACCTGCCGATCCTGCTGAGCGGCAACCGAACCATCTCAGACACGCCTTGGCGGCCGGAACGTACCTTCTCAATAAAGTTCATACTCCCGACGACCCGGACGATGTGTTGCGGGAGTTGAGTATCTACTTTCCCGAGCCGCAACTGCGCGCCGTGATCTCCGCATGCGTCGATGGCGCCGACGCAACAGTTGATGCCGTTCGCATCGTCGACGGCATCGAGTCCGGCCTGGACCTCAAGCGCGGTGACCTCGCCGCCGCGCAGGATGCGGTCTGGCAAGACCTTGGGGGGCTCGGTGCCTGGGACCGACCTCAAACCGGCGAGGAATGGCTGGCTGCATTGGTGGACGCGGACAAGCGTGACATCGGTGTCGATCCATGGTTTCGGATCGTGATCGAGTCGTCCTACCTCCCGATGCACCGCGAAGGAAAGTGATCGGACATGAACGAGGACAACCATTCTCAGACAATTCGCCGCGAATTGGTACACAAACGAGCGGTCTCCGAAGTGCTGGTCACGTCGGTGGCGAATCAGGGCGGAGCGTGGTTGGTTCACGCGCAATTGCCGCGCCTGCACAGCTTCCACTCTGACGGGGTGGGACGGCAACGCACCTATTACGACCCGCTCTTGGTTCTCGAGGCATTCCGGCAGGGGTGCATCGCGGGCAGCCACCTGTTCTATGCCGCGCCGCCCGACGCTCGGCACACCGTGCGCTTGTACGAGCTGTCCGTCGTCGACTTCGACCATTTGGAGTGCGGCGCGGAGATGCTGGATCTCGAGTTGAACATCGTGGTGCAGAAGGAGTTCCGCCGGGACGAACACGGTGCCGTCCACGGCCTTGAAGTCCGTGCCGTCGCGGCCCACCAGGGCGCCAAGACCATGGAACTGGGGGCGGCATTCAACTGGATGCCGTTGGAGAAGTGGGATCGGATGAGGGCAGGATCGAGTTGGGATCCCGGACCGCAGCCTGCCCCTGCTGTTCCCTCGTCGGTCGGCCGGACGCGGACCGAGAATGTCGTGATCGGTACACCCGATCACGCGGTCGAGGGTGGCTCGGCGAGTGCACCGCTGGTGGTGGATATCGGGCATGCGACGCTGTTCGACCATCCCCTCGACCACCTCCCCGGCGGCCTGATCATCGAGGCGGCTCGCCAGCTTTCACTGGCGATCGCAGACTCGCACGCGCCGAACCTGGTGGGGCCGTCGTGGCTGAAGATCGGTTTCCAGTCCTTCGCCGAGATGGACGCGCTCAGCACAGTTCGGATGACCCAGGACGCCGCCGAGCCGCTGATCTTCCGCGGTGACATCACGCAGTCAGGTCAGACCAGGGCAACCATCGAACTGGCCTTCATGGAATGACGGTCCTGCGACGGACGGGCGGTGTCGGCGCGTTCCTGATCGAACGATGCCTGCCCGTCTATCCCGTCTACCTGGCGCTGTGGGTTGTCGCGGTCGAGTGCATGGTCGTCGTGGTCGGTGACTCATCCGGCCCCTGGCGTCCGTCCTGGGATACGGCGCTGAAGATCCTGGCGCTCAATGCTGCCGGCGCCTTCCTGCGGATGGTCGACGATCAGAAGGACCTCGAATACGACACCGTCTACAACCCGCAACGGCCACTGGTTCAGGGCCGGATCAGCAGCCGGGAGTTGCGGATCGCCATGGTTCCTGCGGCCGCGGTGGCGTTGCTGCTGGGAGCGACGGTCTCGGTCTGGACGACGGTGCTCGTGGCGTTGATCCTCGGGTACAGCCTCGTCCTGTGGTGGCTGGAGTCGCGTGTTCCGGTGGTACGGGACAACCCGATCGTGAACTTGGCCGCGGCATGCCCCGCGCAGTTCCTGGCAACAGGTTTCGCGATGACCGGCCTGCCGGGTACCGGTGCTGC includes:
- a CDS encoding phosphoenolpyruvate synthase, yielding MPILLTGQAPGEQMRAQAGGKAHNLCELTAAGFPVPRWAVLGTDAFDAALAAAGLSISEAPLTLAERLREAAIAESALRELTMPGEIREAIVAALEYVGAETVAVRSSGRQEDGVRDSFAGLFDTFLNVAGLDATEDAVRRCWASAFSQRATQYRHVRGLDFRDVALAVVVQRSLKPHSSGVMFTADPLTGSTERVVINGVLGLGEGLVSGAVDSDSVSIDKGTGLVVEELVCAKTEMMVGTAGGGVATVDVPADCQRQASINPALRDVLFDLGIRLEQHFGCPQDVEWAADETGTWILQSRPVTTLELQTGCEPEHSGEVCNDARIWDNSNIIESFAGVTSPLTFTTARKLYGDVYRSYARSLRVPPAQLEQMESWLPVMLGQFNGHVYYNLLHWYRMVGIAPGYPLNRRVLEVALGVSEPLDRQTAKLLHPFTFSNPIEKAISRARTTITYFRSIRTVDAMIEDFDETFVDFIERHGLMDVSAMDGQSAYRMFRQIYDEVADLWGPMMVLDAMLLTMVGSLAVLTKVFLRGAPEWVQFAVVNPEPDVISVEPARELTDIAAFVREHPDLDSFIAAVEPTVAYAELARRAAEAGPPEWQELHRKIEDYIDRFGYRCLDELKLETPDLRQDPAGIFHLLRMDAAGQREHTGDSAQDYLDTHLRGPRRKMFDALRRKIQRAATYREHLRFCRTQGFGILKSLVGVMARELEQRGTIHSRSDVFLLRIDELFGLHESEMTAAAAQAAIRRRKILQESYSRYAAPARFTTTGSEYTERELAEAGWRLSEDATYAPAGTVLTGTPSSPGVVTGRAVVVEKPQDFSSGILVAYRTDPGWAAALPFASALLIERASPLTHVAIIARELGVPTVVQIDGLTNAIRTGMTVSVDGASGRVVLLEEP
- a CDS encoding AMP-binding protein produces the protein MNDVDRIRGWLMAPREDTWIRLANDKGGWDLASYPDLADQALRIAARLIDEGVRTGDVVSVLMPTSDLCLATMFGVLAAGATLTPIVPPMFQPPDQYTAHLQGILGASGCNAMVASSAFAELARRAIGGLAHGPKLIALDDVPEREPLAELAPPAPAVLLQMTSGSTSAPRGASISWHSLATNLNVMEELCGMADGQVGVSWLPLYHDMGLIGVLFQAMTRQRNLQLMRPDQFVRDPLRWLKAAAASQHTASPSFGLVYTSTRLKPADLGDLDLSGLRTLVVGAEPINPAHLRAFTELTAANGFSPDAFMPSYGLAEHTLFATSHRLGEPHTMVRVDRSALRYGHPVRVLARVTGDITADSGSDWVVSVGRAATGHQVWIADESGDRLPDGMLGEVVLSGPSVAQGYHGNSDSTTRFVAGELRTGDAGFLLDGHLHVLGRMGTSLKINGRSVFTEDLDVTTAAALGIAPSRVVTVAVNEAERPGVAVFIEHMKVTPDMITAALRALQANVGDEAPLWLISTPRGSLSRTSSGKPRRAHMWQQWQAGRFTRARLLAIGGAKRDVQGLQRIRTLFEKTRELAVIPDDATVHFEGSLAEGFGNEGSDIDFLLLVPGTAKQAVMPTVLFVDGRRVEVRAQSHEQILQRLLKVRRAVDRASISGVSEDLLNRVQRFLRGIPLFVGPDYAQLRDVVSYAELTGLMSSWWRRRASGCLRHAVALTLLGDEYEAVSWAREGLAQQMKAFLAIRGEGYIEIKWLPEQIARLREDADDNVVALLDDYQVLDATHPSADSRRDFIERALALAVRLGGPRLAIDPANVVLRRVPGVTTWPIGSATHVVRDRTDVFVLSADCAASWRQVIFGESIAKTRAAPQHLRLFADYGLVGLAWRGGGAITPVAAMCAPGRPLTPLPSNQRPVVTIDGAFTAAGIVRSPLGARAFAECAGALLLANMVLENAREDFYGAIKNEQWQVASLCGRRIVLMAVRILASAWGITPLPADPVLLNRLDMLVPEHPQLAECARSLIELSIGDQDEASSAQTELDTFVAQVRKVTCGENFPSSFSSRDEWQRTIRYGYHWLRMGGYFDAYTELDETRDLLASGGAQPSARPTQ
- a CDS encoding acyl carrier protein, whose translation is MTDIREEVLALVAAMAPDTAGEPELSSALVGDLGYTSLRLLELSIAVERAFELPQLDQEMLAGVATVGDLVNLVQAQKEPI
- a CDS encoding SDR family oxidoreductase, which translates into the protein MSGTVLVTGAAGHVGGDVVARLSRRGHTVIGLTHDRPVPAARTLTGDIRNEDFGLDRQTVSELAGEVGLVVHSAAVTDFGLPEQRYTEINVDGTANALELARRVGAGFVYVSTTYVCGETEGVFCEDQLDIGQQFSNDYERSKYRAEQLVAAAGLRSVVVRPGIVTGEYRTGNTQSYKHIYQLLKVIVEGKLRTLPGNYSATLGLVPIGHVADVVVAAVEKFDDNVGRRFHAVGANSLSLRTVSDVLAEYPSFRIPDFVPPSTFSEFELDEIERRYYQKVGTLYTSYLRRRLDFDSTNTRERLGLTPPAIGPGYFRRLLDSCLRSGYLGRPEPSVAEILAGLQAKRSSA
- a CDS encoding nucleoside-diphosphate kinase, with amino-acid sequence MIRTDSRYDSDTYFIETCDALAAMDIDREAFAHENALMLLKPDAAVTGAMGSAITWLVDHGYRIVGAYPVQLTYLHLRALWYFNWHRATAERRRVADRLARLSPSLVLVVRHPDSDQPVSVRLTADKGPADPAERQPNHLRHALAAGTYLLNKVHTPDDPDDVLRELSIYFPEPQLRAVISACVDGADATVDAVRIVDGIESGLDLKRGDLAAAQDAVWQDLGGLGAWDRPQTGEEWLAALVDADKRDIGVDPWFRIVIESSYLPMHREGK
- a CDS encoding AfsA-related hotdog domain-containing protein, which encodes MNEDNHSQTIRRELVHKRAVSEVLVTSVANQGGAWLVHAQLPRLHSFHSDGVGRQRTYYDPLLVLEAFRQGCIAGSHLFYAAPPDARHTVRLYELSVVDFDHLECGAEMLDLELNIVVQKEFRRDEHGAVHGLEVRAVAAHQGAKTMELGAAFNWMPLEKWDRMRAGSSWDPGPQPAPAVPSSVGRTRTENVVIGTPDHAVEGGSASAPLVVDIGHATLFDHPLDHLPGGLIIEAARQLSLAIADSHAPNLVGPSWLKIGFQSFAEMDALSTVRMTQDAAEPLIFRGDITQSGQTRATIELAFME
- a CDS encoding UbiA family prenyltransferase; its protein translation is MTVLRRTGGVGAFLIERCLPVYPVYLALWVVAVECMVVVVGDSSGPWRPSWDTALKILALNAAGAFLRMVDDQKDLEYDTVYNPQRPLVQGRISSRELRIAMVPAAAVALLLGATVSVWTTVLVALILGYSLVLWWLESRVPVVRDNPIVNLAAACPAQFLATGFAMTGLPGTGAASSLQLAAVLLVFTAAFLQVELARKTTRVSDVGDLRSYSRVIGPAASGIAVLVLGLSAVLVELLLTAPWSWAAHWWPIAWSPLAAAVLPLVSAWIFFVRRVDHHPRSVPTAFVIIFYLSIVGQGLIYH